A window of the Camelus dromedarius isolate mCamDro1 chromosome 5, mCamDro1.pat, whole genome shotgun sequence genome harbors these coding sequences:
- the LOC116153457 gene encoding E3 ubiquitin-protein ligase RNF4-like, producing the protein MNTRMCYGNRVNFRQAREFRTAGEGDTTPEVILEAELIDLGENDEIVDLTCESLEPAVIDLTHHDSVVFTEERRRARGNTRSLQGQTGSCVVSSDEGLIRDRDVYMTNSAYHNVLEEKTLKCTVPGYIRCRICMDGYSEIELSKRQIYSTECGHIFCSQCLCNSLKYTKNCPVCLKKISCHQYHRIYI; encoded by the coding sequence ATGAACACAAGAATGTGCTATGGTAACAGGGTGAACTTCAGACAAGCACGAGAATTCCGTacagctggggaaggagacaCAACTCCTGAGGTGATCTTGGAAGCAGAACTGATAGATCTTGGGGAAAATGATGAAATAGTTGACCTTACCTGTGAATCTCTAGAACCTGCAGTGATTGACCTAACTCACCATGACTCTGTTGTGTTTACTGAAGAAAGGAGGAGAGCAAGGGGAAACACAAGGTCACTCCAAGGTCAAACTGGAAGCTGTGTGGTAAGCAGTGATGAGGGGTTAATAAGGGACAGAGATGTTTACATGACCAACAGTGCCTACCATAATGTCCTggaagaaaaaactttaaaatgcacaGTACCTGGTTATATCCGGTGTCGAATATGTATGGATGGGTACTCGGAGATTGAACTAAGTAAACGACAAATCTACTCTACAGAATGTGGCCACATCTTCTGTAGTCAGTGCCTCTGCAATTCccttaaatatactaaaaattgcccagtttgtttgaaaaaaatcagctgCCATCAGTACCACCGCATTTATATATGA